GTTAAAGGCTAAACATTTTATATACAATTGGATGCTAATTTGGAGTTCAGACAATGAACATTTTACTTATTTCTAATGGATATTAATTTGGAGAGAAGTGATGATAACACTCAAACAATGCAGATGTCTAGAAATCATTTGTCTTTGGAAAGTAGACTGCAAATATGGATAAAATGGAATTGTAtatttgaagaaaataaatgaaCATTGCTTTGATACTCATTTAGCATCCATGATGCTGTGAAAAACTCTACTCCCAATCGAAGAGATGAATACTCGAACAGATATAGACAAAGGGAGACAGGAAAATAATAAGCCAAAAAACTAAAGGTAAAAAGTTTATATAAATTCAATATGACAATGGATAACTGTCTGAACACtaaatttacaatttttttgtcAATACTAAATTTACATTTCAAATAATCTCTTTAAGCTTTTTTACTTCTAATTTACTATCAAACTAATACACCTGACCCATCACTATCTTCTTCTCATTACATTGGGAAATACAGTGTTAATAACGTCTTTCAGATTCCTGCAACCAACAACTTTCATGTTTTCTAAACCTTCAGCTCCTGAAGCTTTTTCAGCTGCCTTCGGGACAATACACATTCTGTAACCCAATTTTGCCACTGTGTACATCCTTTTTTCCATTCTAGGAACCTGTATCATCATCACATTAATAATAATGCAAAACAAAAAATAGTACAGTTGTTGAAAAGCAGAATAGATCTTGGTATTGAATTGCAATTTGTTTAGCAGAGTTTCAAAGTTATTTGAATAACATGCTCACCATGCGAAGCTCACCGCCAAGACCAATTTCACCGATGAATGCGATGTCGTTTGGAATAGGGAGCTCCAAGCAActgggaaaaaggaaaatacaaCAGGGGTAGTGGATAAAAGTAAGAAAAGATTAAATTCTAGAATATAATATTCGGAGTGTGTGGTAGAGAAGAAAGCAAGTGCAATAATCATACATAACTTCTTATTTAGTTGTAAAATTTATTTGTCCAAACAAGGTGCATGAAATCACATACAAACCTGCTGCAAATTGCAGCTGCTACTGCAAGATCTCCTGCAGTCTCAGCCAGCGTCAATCCACTAACAACATTCAGAAACACAGCCTGTTGTAGAAAGACaaggaaatataatataatcaaTTCAAATATCAACGCTAAAAATATATCAGCCAGTCAAATGATAAGCACCAAACACACGAGTGACTTCATATCTGATTAAATAGTAGAGTGGTGTTATGGGCAACTGTTTTAAACGACGAGTTAGTTCACATGAAGTTTGGCTGGAAATTTCCAGATGAATATTGTCATTTGTTTGTGAAAATTGTATTCACTGAAATTGTCCCCATATCACCCCACTTATAAAAATTAACGAAGCAGAGCACTCTCATATTGCCACTGAAATTGTATTCATAGGGTGATGTAGGCCCTGGATTGTAAAATTTGTCATTGTTGCAACCCTAATATGAGATTCAATGAACTAAGAGTCAGAGAAAACGTGCATACTTGTTGATATTGTATTTGACATTAGTTTCctttgtttatctattttttcAGAGAATTTAATTCTGTGTAAATTTCAAAGTTGACATAGTAACTATATTATGAATTATGATATAATAGAACACAGGAAACCCACATACAGCCAATAAATAGATAGAAGGAACAACAAACTCAAATGGATATATTACATATATCAGCTTACATGTTCTTGGAGACGAAGACCTGCTTGCTTTATAAGAACCTGCAGTTCAAGGGAAGGAAAGATAATCAAGGAACAAGTTTACACATTTCATTTCACTGTAGTGGATTAAATTTCGAATAAGTAATACACCATCAAGATCCTTTTAATTCATCTTCTCCCATTAAGAGAATATTAAAAGACAAGCATAAAGCATGAAAGCAGGGATAAGACAGTTAGTAAAATCTTTGATAATAACTCACAGATATGATCATATCAGCTCTATTTGCTTGGATCCCATTAACTTGCCTTGAACCTGTTGAACCAGAAAGACAGAGCGCCTGAGAAGAACAATTCAAAATTAGCCTAAAGAATTCTTTTGAAGGATGTCagagtgagaaaaaaaaaagtacaaagGATAATAGAGTGTTCCAAGTTGCTTTATGCATTGAGATGGTAATTTGAGCATGCTGTTTGAAGTATGAACATACGGTACTGAGAATGATCATTAAAGAGTGTTGTCTCAAACTCTCACCTCAACACCATGTAATAAAGTTGATACAAAATACAGAGACTCTAAACAATGAATTTATTAGCAAATTTTGCACCCAGTGTTCAGTAAGCATCATTATTTCTTACAATGGCTTCCAGCTAGCAAAGATGTCAAAATTAATGACAAGGGTGTGTTTTCTCGAAACACCAGTCAAACCTAGCGGAGCTTGTCCATAGCAGGCTTGAccataaaaaatatttcatatgGCGAATGTATAGAAGATTACCTGAATTTCAATCAGAAATGTTCGGGACCCATCCATTATTACAGCCACAGCTAGTCCAGCTAAAATTTCTGAATCTAGGTGTTGCTCACTTAGAAACATTTCACTAGCATTTGAAACTGCCTGAAGTCCTGAATGTGACATCTCAAAAACTCCAAGCTGGCCACATAAATCAAAGACAATACTGGTCAAACATAAAATTTTCCTCTATCATAATAACTACAGAGCAAAAAAcgaggcttaaatatgttttaagtCTCTGACTTTGTAAGAGGAATCATGTTGGGTCCCTGACTTTCCAACCCTTTGAAATtgatccctggaattttttttaatcaaataaagtATAAAAGCTAAATTTGTGCCTACGTCTACGTGTCATCAGTTTTGACCAGCAACTCTTCCACGTCATTTCTTAATCACTTTCAATCTCacttctttcaccttcttcctcttcctccatatcTCAAACCTAACAACCCAAAAATTCATCCATGCATTTCCAACAAAAATTAtaattcttcttctttatcaaaatcatgaatttctgattcttcttccattttcaGCTCTTCTTCATCCAAAAATAAGGAATTTCAATACCCTCACACTAGGACCTCCTTTAATATACTCTTCCAACAATGTAGTATCAGGTTGGCTGAATGACCAAAAACTTAACATCCTTGTCCTCCAGGATAGACATAAGTCACATAACCATTATGCACTTAAACCACTAAAGCATCATCAACTTATTGAAAGCATTGATAGAAATAAAGTAGTTACCATCCAGGAAGACATAGTAGGCGCGTAATTTGATCATTATAACATACCTCATCAGTGGATCCAAATCTATTTTTCACAGCTCGAAGCATACGATGGGAAGAGAACTTCTCACCCTGAGAAGTAATTAAGTAATTAGCATAGAGAATACAGAAAATGAAACAATTTTAAGAAGCCACCTGTATGAAGTGCGGTAAAAAAAATAGCAAGTTGTTACAAACAAAACTTCCAGATTGATAGGTATCCCCCTTAGGACGCTAGTTGGTTAATAGAATAATTGTTAGTTAAGGGCTGGGATAATTAGAGAAAAAAGGCATGTTGCCTAATAGAATAATTGTAAGTTAATTAGTTCGGAGCTTGGATGATTAGAGAAATAAGGCATGTTGCCTATCCAAAGAAAGAAAGACGAAAGAAGGTACGAACTTCCATATACAAAACAACATCAACAATATGCTCCAAGACACGAGGCCCTGCTATGTCTCCAGATTTTGTCACATGTCCAATCTGAAATACagaacaaaaaaattgaaaaaagaaatattGTGGTCAAGAATGTCAACAATTCATCGAAATGGCCACAGATAATCCATAAACGAAATAGATATAAGTAACACCAATCATTTATCATATAGTAAATGCATATAAACTCCGCATTTTTGGATCATAGAGAACATAATAGCTTTTCCATATTTACCATAACAGTAAATGTAAATAAGTGTTGATTCATTAAGAAGACTAAACCATGAggaggaaaaatgaaaatatctgCAAATTCTCTTCCTTCAAAAATTTAAAGTAGATCACAAAATTGATAGATATATGTATACTCACCAAAAGAACCGGGATGTTCGTCTTCTTCGCAAATCGCAATAAAGCTGAAGTACATTCCTTAACCTGTCTCATACCTATTAAATGTCATAACCATGGAACCAACATTTCTTTTCACCGTCAATAAGGTATAGCTAATGGCtaatgaatttttaaaattttctggtTAAAACAGTTGAAGTAGTCTTAGTTATGAACTTCATGTACAAACAAAACAATAAGGTCTGGCATAAGAAAGTAAACTAAATTAATCAACCAAATAAATAATTCAAAGCAGCAGAAGACTTTACGACATTACGTTGTGAATTATGAGTGTTATCCCTTTTTCAAAATAAAGAATAAAGATTTCAACTGAGCATGATCATTACTTTACTAGGATGAATCAAGTTAAGAATGATAGATTCCGACCTGCATAATCCCTCCCGGACTTCCCATTATTCCTTTCAAATAAACAGTTTGTATTGAATCAACAACTAGGGCCCCAGGGGAGAGATGCTGAGCTATCTTCAATATGTCCTAACACcataaagaaaaattaaaaatacaatttaGACTTCAGTAAAATGATCTACTCAAGCCAATTAAGAATAACATTCAAGTCAAACAAACTTCTTGATAGCAATACCATATTataaatcatcaaataaatgtAAAAATGTAATAATGGAAGAAAATGTCAGCACCTCAATATCATTACttgaatataaataaatatctgATCCAATCCCAAGGCAAAGGCGATCTGCTCTATTACCAATTTGCTCAACGCTCTGTCacatgaaaggaaaaaaaataacctAAATGCAAGCAACATAAAAAAGTATAACAGAATAAATAACAATGCAAATCATAGGTGGCACCATACCATCCACCTTAAGCATGATGGGATTTAAAGCTGGCTGGTTTAAGCTTAAAATATAAGTGATTTACAGATTGtgtaagaaaaatatttttttacagaTTTAGACAATATTGAAGTCGAGCTTGCCAGTAATTTTCTGCACATTAATCTAGCAATTGTTTCTACTATTTTATAAAAATTCAAGtaacaaataatttttaaacAGCATTAAGCAATATGAATTATTAATAAGTTATAAATTTAAAACACTAAAAGGCTTGATAAGTGCAAACCTCTTCACCAGAGACATACACAACTGGAGATGCTCCACCATCATTGTTCCCTTCTGCAATTATCGCAGCAATCTTCCAAttcaaattttataattaaaagaaGTATTAATGAGGGTTGACCAAATCCAAAAAAGAAAGATAACCATCAAAATTTTAGATCCATTTTTACCGTCCCAAAACAATTCATACCTGCAACAACAGAGTACTCTTCCCAACACCAGGATCACCACCAACTAGAGTCAATGAGCCTTCGAAcccaaaattatttaaaaagttagccAATAGTACTCATTATACTTTGTAGTGAGCGTGCCGTGAGACTACTAGTGAATCATTGAAAGTAGGAACACTTTAAAAGTCCATAACCATCTAACATACAAATCAAGCATGGACGAGCCAAAAAGTTCAAGTAAAATTAGCATAAATATTAGGGTTGTACATTGTAATTTAATCTCTGCAGTCATAAGTCATAACAAAAGAACACAAGAACAACTGCatttgaagaaaataaataagagtcAATGCTAATTTAGTTGTCACCAAATAACACATAATTAAAATTTAGTACAAAATCCAAATGAAGAAAGTATGTTGTTAGACTTGGTCACCATTACTATGCATCGGACAATTTTCAGCAGCAAAAT
This portion of the Lotus japonicus ecotype B-129 chromosome 3, LjGifu_v1.2 genome encodes:
- the LOC130745976 gene encoding uncharacterized protein LOC130745976 isoform X2, with the translated sequence MLHTFSISRFPSHHYFPLSLRNPLPTTNATFHTDPNSQQSASSSSSSTGDGKVEDFQRQKASRTVKPLQGSGGVLLGRNSKKGKEKTNWVCSDCGYTAAQWWGVCRSCGVSGSMKEFREAKSSDADSKVNGFTVLEGDMGSWLPHQQGELRPLRLSEVNRGLDHLHWRIPLTGPFGNEVSRVLGGGLVPGSLTLVGGDPGVGKSTLLLQIAAIIAEGNNDGGASPVVYVSGEESVEQIGNRADRLCLGIGSDIYLYSSNDIEIAQHLSPGALVVDSIQTVYLKGIMGSPGGIMQVKECTSALLRFAKKTNIPVLLIGHVTKSGDIAGPRVLEHIVDVVLYMEGEKFSSHRMLRAVKNRFGSTDELGVFEMSHSGLQAVSNASEMFLSEQHLDSEILAGLAVAVIMDGSRTFLIEIQALCLSGSTGSRQVNGIQANRADMIISVLIKQAGLRLQEHAVFLNVVSGLTLAETAGDLAVAAAICSSCLELPIPNDIAFIGEIGLGGELRMVPRMEKRMYTVAKLGYRMCIVPKAAEKASGAEGLENMKVVGCRNLKDVINTVFPNVMRRR
- the LOC130745976 gene encoding uncharacterized protein LOC130745976 isoform X1, whose translation is MLHTFSISRFPSHHYFPLSLRNPLPTTNATFHTDPNSQQSASSSSSSTGDGKVEDFQRQKASRTVKPLQGSGGVLLGRNSKKGKEKTNWVCSDCGYTAAQWWGVCRSCGVSGSMKEFREAKSSDADSKVNGFTVLEGDMGSWLPHQQGELRPLRLSEVNRGLDHLHWRIPLTGPFGNEVSRVLGGGLVPGSLTLVGGDPGVGKSTLLLQIAAIIAEGNNDGGASPVVYVSGEESVEQIGNRADRLCLGIGSDIYLYSSNDIEDILKIAQHLSPGALVVDSIQTVYLKGIMGSPGGIMQVKECTSALLRFAKKTNIPVLLIGHVTKSGDIAGPRVLEHIVDVVLYMEGEKFSSHRMLRAVKNRFGSTDELGVFEMSHSGLQAVSNASEMFLSEQHLDSEILAGLAVAVIMDGSRTFLIEIQALCLSGSTGSRQVNGIQANRADMIISVLIKQAGLRLQEHAVFLNVVSGLTLAETAGDLAVAAAICSSCLELPIPNDIAFIGEIGLGGELRMVPRMEKRMYTVAKLGYRMCIVPKAAEKASGAEGLENMKVVGCRNLKDVINTVFPNVMRRR